Proteins encoded by one window of Cannabis sativa cultivar Pink pepper isolate KNU-18-1 chromosome 4, ASM2916894v1, whole genome shotgun sequence:
- the LOC133037091 gene encoding uncharacterized protein LOC133037091 produces the protein MEQLRDILAMLNRPPTTASAPEAPADPSTPPPAASPPVEEEEVFPDDYDPYEGAPATPIEAQPLIHVHDTESQGEILSIEAQPAVVKSRKRKRKPPVWFGDYTEMKRRHRPSSTFDPLEPPDEKLLTTFRKWCVGLIPNHRLRDLRSGDYGPGFFWIMLTPKEWLTDDHIDAAMHMLRRRRTDYPLTFPQKGVILSTFVTTMISSAWTSHRGPRKNFVWEDYILDYCRGVHKSQVFERWRGNEFIYFVLNLPEARHWVTLEVDIELWKINVYDCDSSVCYWTAMEPILKTWGELLPSLILATGEFPHNNQIMALTNRDITVLPKMYSTRATHDLVPKSTTRKNKGKFPILTPEELKQEPDVGIVTPEMQKVFDAQRAFERERCGNEFSLLFHSLCIILSINSEMVPLFGFNLYKP, from the exons atggagcagctcagagacatattggccatgttgaatcgtccgccaacgacagcttcagcaccggaggccccagcagatccatctaccccaccaccagctgcttcacccccagtagaagaggaggaggtcttccccgacgattacgatccttatgagggagctccagcgactccgatcgaggcacaacctcttatccatgtacatgacaccgagtcgcagggtgagattctgtcgatagaggcacaacctgcagtggttaagagtcggaagaggaagagaaagcctcctgtatggttcggtgactatacggagatgaagaggagacataggccatcttcgacttttgatcccctggagccaccggatgagaaattgttaaccactttccgaaagtggtgtgttggactcattccgaaccaccgacttcgggatttgagaagtggtgattacggtccaggattcttttggataatgctcacaccaaaggaatggcttacagatgac CATATAGATGCAGCAATGCATATGCTGAGGAGGCGACGCACCGACTATCCACTGACATTTCCTCAGAAGGGTGTCATTCTCTCCACATTCGTGACCACCATGATCAGCAGTGCATGGACGAGCCACAGGGGTCCGAGGAAAAACTTTGTGTGGGAGGATTATATCCTGGACTACTGCAGAGGGGTtcataag tcccaagtctttgagagatggaggggtaacgagtttatttacttcgttctgAACCTTCCCGAGGCAAGGCACTGGGTCACACTTGAAGTCGACATAGAgctgtggaaaattaatgtctacGACTGTGATTCCAGCGTCTGTTATTGGACCGCCATGGAACCCATCCTGAAGACTTGGGGAGAACTGCTACCCTCGCTAATCCTTGCAACCGGGGAATTTCCACATAACAACCAGATCATGGCGTTAACTAACAGGGACATCACAGTGCTTCCAAAAATGTACTCGACTCGAGCCACTCACGACTTAGTTCCGAAGTCAACAACCAG AAAGAACAAAGGCAAATTCCCCATCTTAACTCCTGAAGAGCTGAAGCAGGAGCCTGATGTTGGCATAGTTACTCCTGAAATGCAGAAAGTTTTTGACGCCCAAAGAGCTTTCGAAAGAGAACGATGTGGGaacgagttcag TTTGTTATTTCATTCCCTCTGTATCATACTCTCTATAAATAGTGAAATGGTTCCTCTCTTTGGTTTTAACCTTTACAAGCCTTAG